Proteins co-encoded in one Candidatus Zixiibacteriota bacterium genomic window:
- a CDS encoding FMN-binding glutamate synthase family protein has protein sequence MTFSRVNASAATLTKNRTEDSIVPASGMCVTCVDGCIGMCEIGKSAYRGHEVIYPQPFGVITTASEKIYPIDYSHFNISGTAVGAHGIEADSDKAIFPNVSLEVVFGHDKGIKFRYPWIIPGIGSTDIAKNNWEGLAIGSALAGTGLTIGENVVGMDVESVIQNGKTADTVDLKRRVNLFKDNQRDGYGAIIVQANVEDTRLAVQEYAIQKLGVQIVELKWGQGAKNIGGEVKIRNLKKAQMLYQRGYVVLPNPTDPNVIKAFERGAFKEFERHSRVGMVTEDGFAQRVEELRKAGAKYIFLKTGAYRPADLARAIMFASKYKLDLLTVDGAGGGTGMSPWRMMNEWGVPPVELHSLTYFYAKRLAEKGKHVPAIAVAGGFTFEDQIFKGLAMGAPFVKLVGMARSPIAAAMVGKTIGKTMEENQLPVYVERFGNTKDEIFVTASELRHQLGDAAFEKIPTGALGLYTYYERLAQGLRQLMAGTRKFNLTHITRDDLFALTHEAADLTGIKYVMDVDKEEVDKILNY, from the coding sequence ATGACATTCTCGAGAGTAAACGCATCGGCCGCCACCCTCACCAAAAACAGGACTGAGGATTCGATTGTCCCCGCATCCGGCATGTGTGTCACCTGCGTGGATGGTTGCATCGGCATGTGCGAAATCGGCAAATCGGCTTATCGCGGTCATGAGGTTATTTACCCGCAGCCGTTCGGCGTCATCACCACCGCGTCCGAAAAAATTTATCCCATCGACTATTCCCATTTCAATATCAGCGGAACCGCCGTCGGCGCTCACGGCATCGAGGCCGATAGCGACAAGGCGATCTTCCCCAATGTCAGCCTCGAGGTCGTATTCGGGCATGACAAGGGTATCAAATTCCGCTACCCGTGGATTATTCCCGGCATCGGCTCCACCGATATCGCCAAGAATAACTGGGAAGGGCTGGCGATCGGCTCCGCTCTGGCCGGCACCGGCCTGACCATCGGCGAAAACGTGGTCGGTATGGATGTCGAATCGGTCATCCAGAACGGCAAAACTGCGGATACCGTCGACCTCAAGCGCCGCGTAAACCTCTTCAAAGATAATCAGCGCGATGGTTACGGTGCCATCATTGTTCAGGCCAACGTCGAGGATACCCGCCTGGCCGTGCAGGAATATGCCATTCAGAAGCTGGGCGTACAGATAGTGGAGCTGAAATGGGGACAGGGCGCCAAGAATATCGGCGGCGAGGTGAAAATCCGCAACCTCAAGAAAGCGCAGATGCTTTATCAGCGCGGCTATGTGGTCCTGCCCAATCCGACCGACCCCAATGTCATCAAGGCTTTCGAGCGGGGCGCTTTCAAGGAATTCGAGCGGCATTCGCGTGTCGGCATGGTCACCGAGGACGGCTTTGCGCAGAGAGTCGAGGAACTCCGTAAAGCCGGCGCCAAATATATTTTCCTGAAGACCGGCGCTTATCGTCCGGCCGATCTGGCCCGTGCCATCATGTTCGCCTCGAAGTACAAACTCGACCTGCTCACCGTTGACGGCGCCGGCGGCGGTACCGGTATGTCGCCGTGGCGGATGATGAATGAATGGGGCGTGCCTCCCGTCGAATTGCACTCCCTCACTTATTTCTACGCCAAGCGCCTTGCGGAGAAGGGCAAACATGTTCCCGCTATCGCGGTCGCCGGAGGGTTCACTTTCGAAGACCAGATTTTCAAAGGACTGGCCATGGGCGCTCCCTTTGTCAAACTGGTCGGCATGGCTCGTTCGCCGATTGCCGCCGCCATGGTCGGCAAAACGATCGGAAAGACCATGGAAGAAAATCAGCTTCCGGTCTATGTCGAACGGTTCGGCAACACCAAAGATGAAATCTTTGTCACCGCCTCCGAATTGCGTCATCAGCTCGGTGATGCGGCGTTCGAGAAGATTCCGACCGGGGCGCTCGGTCTCTATACCTATTATGAGAGACTGGCCCAGGGCCTGCGCCAGTTGATGGCCGGAACACGTAAGTTTAACCTGACCCACATCACCCGTGACGATCTTTTCGCCCTCACCCATGAGGCGGCCGATCTGACCGGCATTAAGTACGTCATGGATGTGGACAAAGAGGAAGTGGACAAGATACTGAACTACTAA